In Chryseobacterium turcicum, a single window of DNA contains:
- a CDS encoding DUF3817 domain-containing protein — translation MINLYRKTAIIEGISYLILLFIAMPIKYILDIAEPVKYFGWIHGVLFLFYMVILIIASLKYRWSIKRMIIYTVGSVLPFVPFILDKNLKKEYPNHS, via the coding sequence ATGATCAATCTATACCGCAAAACTGCAATCATCGAAGGTATATCGTATTTAATTTTACTTTTTATTGCAATGCCTATTAAATATATACTTGATATTGCTGAACCAGTAAAATATTTTGGCTGGATTCACGGGGTTTTATTTCTGTTTTATATGGTAATTTTAATCATTGCTTCTCTGAAATACCGTTGGAGCATTAAAAGAATGATTATTTACACGGTAGGATCGGTATTGCCTTTTGTGCCTTTTATTTTAGATAAAAATTTGAAAAAAGAATATCCTAATCATTCATAA
- a CDS encoding TolC family protein: MRCKKILFASFLMISSKMFCQQYTLQQCIEKGKQNNVIIKLAEQSLETREKLLQSNKNNGLPKADFLGGYNYIGEPIRINLQQVKDGIVEGSANQSVYSANAAYQELTGNQLSQPVKDVIYQTSKDIISAVYPNYNPAITKQSYFLAGIAVRQPIYLGGKLNAAKELSKQQVESGKANLESSQDLTAYNISLNYIQLMYLNSMIKKQEKIVESLVDNEKYAQSLLKAELIPPYLKNWSNITKLQGETNLKNLKLEKDNALLTLKDLMGVSLDESLEINEDLNENIDVPNFSSTEKNADLKLLLSKKKEAETTHNITKSLSKPNIFAIGNVQFFRNDLPLITPPWLVGVEMQWTLFDPERKSRNLASASLIKEADLLINQKQKSVNLATKISENKLISFKEQNETFDAARKQTYTTTEMVRKRMENSLSSVKDVNDALQLQYEAEKLYYTSLVAYQTVIVTYFYVTGNIENITNYIP, from the coding sequence ATGAGGTGCAAGAAAATCCTGTTTGCTTCTTTTCTGATGATTTCCTCTAAAATGTTTTGTCAGCAATATACCCTACAACAATGTATTGAAAAGGGAAAACAAAACAATGTCATTATAAAGTTGGCAGAGCAATCCTTAGAAACCCGTGAAAAGCTTTTACAATCGAATAAAAATAACGGGCTGCCAAAAGCAGATTTCCTGGGTGGTTATAATTATATCGGTGAACCCATAAGAATTAACTTACAACAGGTAAAAGACGGAATCGTTGAAGGTTCAGCCAATCAAAGTGTATATTCTGCAAATGCAGCTTACCAGGAGCTTACCGGAAATCAACTTTCACAACCGGTAAAGGATGTGATTTATCAAACCTCTAAAGATATTATCAGTGCAGTGTATCCCAATTATAATCCTGCAATCACCAAACAAAGTTACTTTTTAGCAGGAATTGCAGTGCGTCAACCTATTTATTTAGGAGGAAAACTAAATGCAGCAAAAGAGCTTTCAAAACAGCAGGTAGAAAGCGGAAAAGCAAATCTTGAATCTTCTCAGGACCTCACAGCTTATAATATTTCTTTAAATTATATTCAGTTGATGTATCTGAATTCGATGATTAAAAAGCAGGAAAAAATTGTAGAATCTCTTGTTGATAATGAAAAATATGCGCAAAGTCTTTTAAAAGCAGAGCTTATTCCACCTTATTTGAAAAACTGGTCGAATATTACAAAACTTCAGGGCGAAACCAATCTTAAAAATCTGAAACTTGAAAAAGATAATGCTCTATTAACTTTGAAAGACCTTATGGGAGTTTCTCTAGATGAATCTTTGGAAATTAATGAAGATTTGAATGAAAATATTGATGTGCCTAATTTTTCTTCAACAGAAAAAAATGCAGATTTAAAACTATTATTAAGTAAAAAGAAAGAAGCCGAAACTACCCATAATATTACAAAATCACTTTCTAAACCTAATATTTTTGCCATTGGAAATGTACAGTTTTTCAGAAATGACCTTCCGCTGATTACACCACCTTGGCTGGTGGGGGTAGAAATGCAATGGACACTTTTTGACCCTGAAAGAAAATCCAGAAACCTGGCTTCAGCGTCATTAATAAAGGAAGCTGATCTTCTTATTAATCAAAAGCAAAAATCGGTGAATTTGGCGACTAAAATTTCTGAGAATAAATTAATTAGCTTTAAAGAACAGAACGAAACATTTGACGCAGCAAGAAAACAGACGTATACCACCACCGAAATGGTAAGAAAGAGAATGGAAAACAGTCTTTCTTCTGTAAAAGATGTAAATGATGCTTTGCAGCTTCAGTACGAAGCCGAAAAATTATATTACACCTCTTTGGTTGCTTACCAAACCGTGATTGTAACTTATTTTTATGTCACAGGAAACATTGAAAATATCACCAACTACATTCCTTAA